The following proteins come from a genomic window of Corynebacterium hansenii:
- the cydB gene encoding cytochrome d ubiquinol oxidase subunit II, which yields MSGLDLPVVWFVLVAFLFAGYFLLEGFDFGIGILLPILGRDEARRSAMLRTIGPVWDGNEVWLITAGGALFAAFPEWYATMFSGFYLPLFLILLALIVRIVGLEWRKKVDDDAWRRRCDAAIIVGSWLPPVLWGVAVANLVRGVPLDADHGMSSGLDVLVGLLNPYALLGGAALTAVFVLHGLTFLRLKTAGGLRESAETVLRPVAGAAVVLGAAFVLWTQIVHGKPWTWAVAVLALLGVVGGVAMVLRGRDGIAFTATSVAIVSVTVLIFGSMFPWLMPTTLADGAGLDVWNAASNPYTLTIMTWSALFITPLVIAYQAWTYWVFRKRITAEPIPA from the coding sequence ATGTCCGGTCTCGATCTCCCGGTCGTCTGGTTCGTCCTGGTGGCGTTCCTGTTCGCCGGCTACTTCCTCCTCGAGGGATTCGACTTCGGCATCGGCATCCTGCTGCCGATCCTCGGCCGCGACGAAGCCCGCCGCAGCGCCATGCTGCGCACCATCGGCCCCGTGTGGGACGGCAACGAGGTGTGGCTGATCACCGCCGGCGGCGCGCTGTTCGCGGCGTTCCCCGAGTGGTACGCCACCATGTTCTCCGGCTTTTACCTGCCGCTGTTCCTGATCCTGCTGGCGCTGATCGTCCGCATCGTCGGGCTGGAGTGGCGCAAGAAGGTCGACGACGACGCGTGGCGCCGGCGCTGCGACGCCGCGATCATCGTCGGTTCGTGGCTGCCGCCGGTGCTGTGGGGCGTGGCCGTGGCCAACCTGGTCCGCGGCGTGCCCCTGGACGCCGACCACGGCATGTCCAGCGGCCTCGACGTGCTGGTCGGCCTGCTCAACCCCTACGCGCTGCTCGGCGGCGCGGCGCTGACCGCGGTGTTCGTCCTCCACGGCCTGACTTTCCTGCGGCTGAAGACCGCCGGCGGCCTGCGCGAGTCCGCGGAGACGGTGCTCCGTCCCGTGGCGGGGGCGGCGGTGGTCCTCGGCGCCGCCTTCGTGCTGTGGACGCAGATCGTGCACGGCAAGCCGTGGACCTGGGCGGTCGCGGTGCTCGCGCTGCTCGGCGTCGTCGGCGGCGTGGCCATGGTCCTGCGCGGGCGCGACGGCATCGCCTTCACCGCGACGTCGGTCGCCATCGTCTCGGTGACGGTGCTGATCTTCGGGTCGATGTTCCCGTGGCTCATGCCGACGACCCTCGCCGACGGCGCGGGCCTGGACGTGTGGAACGCCGCGTCGAACCCGTACACGCTGACCATCATGACGTGGTCGGCGCTGTTCATCACGCCGCTGGTCATCGCGTACCAGGCGTGGACGTACTGGGTCTTCCGCAAGCGCATCACCGCGGAGCCGATCCCCGCATGA
- a CDS encoding ABC transporter ATP-binding protein/permease, with protein MTRRGPVDPRLARLSAPARRWIAVAALLAALRVIGVLAFGVLAGTTAAAIIAGDGGVADHSAHLAGLAAIAVARAAVAWAEARFGRRAGAEVVADLRARTLARLAAADPRNVDRARWRTLLGEGIEGVGPYIAGYLPALASTVIATPAALAAVWWLDAGSALIALVTLPLIPIFMWLVGTLTAGRTARRLRDLGLLSDQMLDLVAGLPTLRAFGRQRAPAEEIRRLSDAHRTSTMSVLRIAFLSGFVLEFLATLSVALVAVGIGFRLIDGGMTLAAGLTVLIIVPEVYGPVREVGVRFHDAQDGLAAIDEVFSLDDGPAAPRSAPQVDHARPDAGIRVTFDRLTAAGRDGDRPRDLSGVAEPGAITVLAGGNGSGKSTALLALLGIVVDGVTGTAAAVGPDGPLVGEDLWRRTSYVPQRPVLDAALVGDASGLSLGERQRVAVGAELLRGRELLVLDEPTAHLDEGNAAEMMALLRRRADEGATVLLASHDPVALAAADVVVEVAR; from the coding sequence ATGACCCGCCGCGGCCCCGTCGATCCCCGTTTGGCCCGGCTCTCCGCCCCGGCCCGGCGGTGGATCGCCGTGGCCGCGCTGCTGGCGGCGCTGCGGGTCATCGGCGTCCTCGCCTTCGGCGTGCTCGCGGGCACGACGGCGGCGGCGATCATCGCGGGGGACGGCGGCGTCGCGGATCATTCCGCGCATCTGGCGGGCCTGGCCGCGATCGCCGTGGCCCGGGCGGCGGTGGCGTGGGCGGAGGCCCGCTTCGGCCGTCGCGCCGGGGCCGAGGTCGTCGCGGACCTGCGCGCCCGCACCCTCGCCCGGCTGGCCGCCGCGGATCCCAGGAATGTGGATCGCGCGCGGTGGCGCACCCTGCTCGGCGAGGGCATCGAGGGCGTCGGCCCGTACATCGCGGGCTACCTCCCCGCGCTGGCGTCGACCGTCATCGCGACCCCGGCCGCGCTGGCGGCGGTGTGGTGGCTCGACGCGGGTTCGGCGCTGATCGCCCTGGTCACGCTGCCGCTCATCCCCATCTTCATGTGGCTGGTGGGCACGCTGACGGCCGGTCGCACGGCCCGCCGCCTGCGCGATCTGGGCCTGCTGTCGGATCAGATGCTCGACCTCGTCGCCGGCCTGCCCACGCTGCGGGCGTTCGGTCGCCAGCGCGCGCCGGCCGAGGAAATCCGCCGCCTGTCCGACGCCCACCGCACCTCCACCATGTCCGTGCTGCGCATCGCGTTCCTGTCCGGCTTCGTCCTCGAATTCCTGGCGACCCTGTCGGTGGCGCTGGTCGCGGTCGGCATCGGTTTCCGCCTGATCGACGGCGGCATGACGCTGGCGGCGGGCCTGACGGTGCTCATCATCGTCCCGGAGGTCTACGGCCCGGTCCGCGAGGTCGGCGTGCGGTTCCACGACGCGCAGGACGGGTTGGCGGCCATCGACGAGGTCTTTTCGCTTGACGACGGCCCGGCCGCACCGCGGTCCGCCCCGCAGGTGGATCACGCCCGGCCCGACGCGGGCATCCGGGTCACGTTCGATCGCCTGACCGCCGCCGGGCGAGACGGCGACCGTCCGCGGGACCTGTCGGGGGTCGCCGAGCCCGGCGCGATCACCGTCCTGGCCGGCGGAAACGGGTCCGGCAAGTCGACGGCGCTGCTGGCGCTGCTGGGCATCGTCGTCGACGGGGTGACGGGCACCGCCGCCGCGGTCGGCCCGGACGGGCCGCTCGTCGGCGAGGACCTGTGGCGGCGCACGTCCTACGTGCCGCAGCGCCCGGTGCTCGACGCCGCTCTCGTCGGGGATGCGTCGGGCCTGTCCCTCGGCGAGAGGCAGCGCGTCGCCGTCGGCGCGGAACTGCTCCGGGGCCGCGAGCTGCTCGTCCTGGACGAGCCCACCGCCCACCTGGACGAGGGGAATGCCGCGGAGATGATGGCCCTGCTGCGCCGCCGCGCGGACGAGGGCGCCACGGTGCTGCTGGCCTCCCATGATCCGGTGGCCCTCGCCGCCGCCGACGTCGTCGTGGAGGTGGCCCGATGA